From the Lolium rigidum isolate FL_2022 chromosome 2, APGP_CSIRO_Lrig_0.1, whole genome shotgun sequence genome, one window contains:
- the LOC124686176 gene encoding ribosomal protein S19, mitochondrial-like, with translation MLRRFGAVMGPRTVLRSIVTVQATKAQPSAPAQLSGFGAVTRAFSSRSLWKGAFVDAFLSRIKNNGGAMNGKKIWSRRSSILPEFVGSSVLIYNGKTHVRCKINEGKVGHKFGEFAFTRRRRPHRTTIAKGKQVKGKK, from the exons ATGCTGCGGAG GTTTGGTGCGGTTATGGGGCCAAGGACCGTTCTCCGGTCAATCGTCACCGTTCAG GCTACCAAGGCCCAGCCCTCCGCACCTGCTCAGCTCTCGGGGTTTGGTGCAGTGACTCGTGCTTTCAG CTCAAGGTCTCTCTGGAAGGGAGCTTTTGTTGATGCTTTCCTGTCTAGAATAAAGAATAACGGAGGAGCAATGAATGGCAAGAAGATTTGGTCTCGTAGGTCTTCAATTTTGCCGGAATTCGTTGGTTCCTCTGTGCTCATTTACAATGGAAAAACTCATGTACGTTGCAAGATCAATGAGGGGAAGGTTGGCCATAAGTTTGGAGAGTTTGCTTTTACGCGGAGAAGGAGACCCCATCGAACAACTATAGCAAAGGGCAAACAAGTGAAGGGCAAAAAGTAA